TGGAGGTTCAGATCTTGGCACAATGTCCTCCACCAGACACCACACTTGGACCCGAGGCAGCATAGGATCCCTGTATCTGCACCGTTGTTCGGTATGAATTTAGAAACCATGACATTGCACACAGGCAACTTACATAAGAATCAGATGAGGTTGAATCATGAATGCACACAGATGTGCCTGGGGCACGGGAGtgtatgtggggtggggtggggggtgtgccATGTCTTATGGGCACCAcaggccagaagagtgcatcagatcccctgcaactggagttactgatggttgtgagtcagcatgtgggtgctgggagccagacctaggtcttctggaatagcagccagtgctcctaaccactgagccacctctctagcccccttGACGTTTTTTTGTTAGCATAAGACATAGCTGTCCAACCTTGTCTGAAGAGAGACACATTCTGGTTTTagttccctctcttcttttcttgccATAAACTGACTAAGAGGGAAAGGAGGCCCCACTTGGCCATGGCTTTACTTTGctctttctgttctttgtctGTCCTCTCTGGGGATCAACTCCAGGCCTTTGCACATGATAGACAGACAAACCTTTACCACTGAGCAGCACCCATAAACTTGGGTTGTACCCTAAGACGGTGGATGGTCTGGCTTTCCAACCAAATTGCCCACAGACACCTTTCAAGAATGACCTGATCTGTAGACATGATAGTCTAAACAGGAAGGTTGTAATTCCCCTACATAGAACTTTAGGCAGGGAGGCATACTATACAGGAATCAATTATAGTTTTGTTCTGCCAGCGACTATTTCCAAACGTCCGATAATGTGATCATTTTTTACTCAGGAAGACATTCTGACAAAGGCTTCCTTTGCCTTGCATTCTGGAGCATTCTGAGTTCCTTGGACACTGGGGTAAAACTCTGGTGTCTACATGATCTGTCTTACGAGGCACCGCCCACTCCGGCCGTCTTTTTGCACACCCGTCAGAATGGTTAAGCTAGAAAGGCCTCAAGGCCACCAAGTCCGAACCTAAGCACTTATTTCTTTAGCGGTTGGCTCAAAGGATGTGCCTTAAACCTGTCTTCCGGACGGTGAGCCCTGccattctgcttcctcctccccgTGCCACACTCTGCTACTGATTTGATTTTGCTGAGAGAATGGCACCTTGTGAAGGCAAATGCTTCTGTCAAGATAGATTACTGTGTGTTCACTGGTCTCATGACttcattccctctctctccccccgacCCCGACAGCTACCAGAATTATATGCATCACTTGAGATTTTTAATAAGGAGAGCAAGAAATCTAATCTCCAAAAGATCTGTGGCATGTCGTTTAAGGAAGCTCAGGAAGTCCTTTGGAAAATCCTGGGTGGCCTGATCTCTGACAGCTATGACACCGTAAAAGGGGATGAGCGCCACCCTTCCATACCGGTTAACAAAGAGGAGCGGAAGACACCATCTATGTCAGATCTACTTCACCAAAGTCTGTTAAAGGGTTACAATGTTCCGTTGGAGCAGGTACACAGCTCCCAGCAGAGGCTGGCCCAGGTGGgcatccctcctcctccactctcctTTCCTCACGGTTTAAGCAACGAACTGCCCGTGATCCTTCCAGCACAGCACTTCAGGAAAAGGATTCAAAGCGTCACATTCCGCAAACTTCTCCTGTCTTCTGTTGCCCCAGGCAGGCTGTTCTATGAAGAAAAGCCAACAAGCCAACAAGTCTCCTTTGACCCAGGTAATAAATAAAAGAGGTtctcctggggggtgggggtaggggagatgCAGACCTCGCATAGAATGTAAGCAGACTTCCAGACAGGACTGTGTGAAGCAATGACCTGTGGTAATCTCTCACAGTGTAGGGTTTGTAGCTAAGGTTGATGCTTCCTGTGGTGGCAACGAAGTCAAGGAAAACACTTTTGAATTTCTGTCCTGTGAATGGTATAGGCCCACTCTAGGGACTGAGGTAGGACAACCATTGGATCAAAGCTAACATGGGCAATTTAGCCTGTGCAATTTATCTAGACCaaacctggggggtggggggagggagagacagagacagagagatacagagagacacagagatgggcAGGAGACCGTTGCTCATGATAGAACACTGATCTAGCGTGTTTGTGGTCTTGAGTTCGACCCTGAGAACCACAAAAGCATAAAACATGAGAATCCAGGGTCAAGACTCACATCCATGTCTGACAGGTGACTGTAAACAGGACACGAtagccctgatttttttttttttaccattctgAGATCGGCTACTCAGAGCCCTGCAGTCGAACAGCATCTGTTGTACATACCGTTTGTGTTTCTTGTGTGGTCTCTGGCATTCCACTGAAACTCTAAACAAGCAAACAGGCCAAACAGCAACAGAGACAAAGAACCAGGAATGAAGGGCCCTCAGCTCCTTAGAAATGTCTTCTGCCTGTGCCCTGTGCTGATGTGTGACTCTTTTAAAACATGATTCCTTCCAGGAAAGCAGTTCCTAGACCTGGCAGACCTTCAGTGGAGGTATTTCAAGGGACTTGCAAAGTGGGGGAAAATGCCCAGGAGGTTTTCCCTCTTGAACATAGAATACAACAGTGAGAAGAGATACGTAGAGAACCAACGTATGTCTGGACTCATCTTCCCTCCCCTAGTTCGCAAGACTCTGATGGTCTACCCTCAAGCTGAGTATGATAAAGAAGGACAGCTTTATCTCACCTGGAAAATAGTGTACTGAAATAGTCTGGATATGAACCGTTCTGCTTGGGATTGCCGAACCAACACAAGAGGTGGAAAAGCACACAGCCCACTTCTCTACTCAATGTCCGTGCAAAGCCTACATTAAAATGATTTCGTGGAGGAACATGTCCAACCAATCTGCTGGCATTACTCTGGTTCACAGTTCTGATGCTCATCTGAACAGCAGGTGAAGGGAATACTGGGTGGATACACAGAAATAGCTCTCCACCAAAAATGGATCTCTACAATGTTTTCTTCCttggtttctctgtttctttgtttctggtttgtttatttgtttgtttgtttgtttactttttgctGTCAATATGTAATTTACTTacttaaaaaaatccaaattctGGCATTGTCTAGAAAATTTCAGTAGGTTTTAAAGTTGAACTGTTGAAATGTGTTCACGGAAGCATTCTGCTTGCATTAATGCTTTACACGGTGCATGTATATTAAAAGTCACACCCAAATGAACGTGGAGAAGCTGccaatatgtgattttttttcttaaaggaatTTAAAccctttaaaaaatttatttattttatttacatgagtacactgtactgtcttcagacacaccagaagagggcatcagatctcatttacagatggttgtgagccaccatgtggttgctgggaactgaactcaggacctctggaagagcagtcagtgctcttaaccactcttcAGCCCATGTGATTCTGTCCCCTATGTTTCTACTCACAATCATGTACTTAGGTAGCTTTAACCTCCATGGGAAAAATATCTAACATTCAGAACTACCAATAACAGGAAGAGGAAGTAAAaaaattgggttggggatttagctcagtggtagagcgcttgcctagcaagcggaaggccctgggttcggtccccagctccggaaaaaaaaaaagaaaaaaaaaaaaagaagtaaaaaaatttTCCTTTTGAGAATGAAATGTTTCCCCTCATAGTGGCCTCTTAAGCACATTCTCCGTGTATGTGGCGTGCTACCGCCATATCTTTTGGCATAATTGTTACATGTTTAGCATGAATAGCACACAGGTTGGTATCTTCAAAATGGCCAACCACATAGGCCTCACTTGCCTCCTGCAAAGCATCAATGCACACTGGAAGCAcaggtcttttttgaagtcctgaGCAATTTCTGGCACCAGATGCTGAAAGGGGAGCTTGGGAATCCAAAGTTCAGTGGACTTCTGATAGCGTCTGATTTCATGGAATCAGAGTACCAGGCCTGTAACGATGAGGTTTCTTCACCCCTCCAGTAGAGGGTGTACTCCTGAGAGCAGCTTTTGTAGCAAGTTTCCTGGGTGCTTTACCACCAGTGGATTTTCGGGCAGTCTGCTTTGTGTGGGCCATGGTATGGGCACCTCCTTACTTAGGCCCCTTCTCCTTATCTGGAGCTCAGCAAGCGAGAGGTGACCCTGGCGTTAGAGAGCAGCGACAGCTGAGAACACTACAAAAATTTCGTGCCTACCCATTTTCAAGGCCGAAGCCTCAGTATCCTATGCCTCCCACAGTTAAGTACACAGTGATGCCATCACCATAAAAAGAATCGAAGAACACAGTGAATAGGAGAATTAAAAATGAACATAGAGATCAATGTGAAAGCCGTCAGTTACTCAAAGTTAGGAAGGATGGAGCAACCATAAAACGAGAACAGGATGACCTGAAAAGGGAACAAACCGGAAATCTTAAAAGtgaaaacaagggctggagagatggctcagcggctaagagccctgactggtcttccagaagttctgagttcaaatcctgacaaccacatggtggctcacaaccatctgtaatgagatctgatgccctcttctggtgtgtctgaacaaataattttttaaacaaagaaaaaaaccactctAAGTCCCTAAATCCTGGACACATCTGAAGAGACTTGCTAATGACTGAGGAAGCTGTTGTAAAGGAAGCTATGAAAGAATGGATAAAGCAGACGATAACAAAGTAGAAAGGAAGTGACTTAACTCAGCATTAAGATTTTGTTATATGACATAAAGAAACGATATGGAAGAGAGGGCTTAGTGACACAGAACTTGTCCAGTATGCCCGAAGCCcctagttcaatccccaggaacgaaaaaaagggaaaacaatGAAGTTACACAATTGTTCAGAAACAATGAAACACAGGAGACCTTAGATGGAGGCCTCTTATCATGTGACTAGCAAGAAATTAGAAATGAATACCGCCCTGGCAACATTGTAGCAGACCTGCAGAACCTTCAACAGTGAGAGAAACAGAATCTTCCAAAGAAGGGCGAGTTCACTCAAATACATAATGGACAGTGGAATTGAATTAGTGTTAAACACTGGAAGGCAGAGGTCTCATACTACAAAGACTGAGGGAAGTCAACTTTCAAACAGCCAAACTCTCTTCAAAGAGCTGGAGATTAtacaaatgtatttaaatatatgaggcCCTTACAGTATTTCCTGTCTTTAATCCACtctgaataaaacaaaaccaattctAGTAAAGCTAGGACGATGAGAAGAACCCAGGAGAAATGCCAGTGATACAACAGAACAGGTAAAATAGCAATTTTATATGTATACGTGATCTTGGTACATATTTTCATCATGTTTATTAGCACATAACCTAGGATTTAACTTTAGAATGTGATTAAGCTGAGAACGGTAGCACAAACCTGGATACCCACTGCtcgagatcacaggaagaaaataaGTGTGAAGACAGATTAAGACGCATAGTAGgactggatttttattttttaaaaggatttattttatctatgtgaACGCACTGTCGCTGTctccaaacataccagaagagggcatcagaccccattacagatggttgtgagccaccatgtggttactgagaattgaactcaggacctctggaagagcaatcagtgctcttaacctctgagctatctctccaacccaggACTGTAATTTTCAAAGAGAGGATGGCAGCATGTGACTGTAAtaccagaacttgggaggcagcggCTGCCAGATTTcttgagttctgggccagccagacCTACGTAGTCAGATCCTGCATCAGCAGAAACAATGACAGCACAAAGGGCTCTATGTAAGTGTGATTACTATTCCCACAGTccactccttctttccttccttccttccttccttccttccttccttccttccttttttaacaTAGGTGCTAAGGATTGAGCTCAAGAATTCATGCTTACATGGGAATCCCTTACTGACTGGGCTATGCCTCCAGCCCTCTTTCTTGAATACATAAAAGtcgatgtgatggtttgtataagcttggcccagggagtagcactctttggaggtgtgaccttgttgaagtaggtgtggccttatgggAATGGGCTTTAATactcttgtcctagctgcctattagtcagtattctgctagcagccttcagatgaagatgtagaactctcagctcctcttgcaccatgcctgcctggaagctgccatgtttctgccttgatgctaatggactgaatctctgaacctataagccagccccaatgaaacattgtccttatgagagttgccttggctgtgttgtctgttcacagcagtaaaacccttactAATAAAGTCAACAAAATTGCATAATGCAAATATTcataaaaaatgacaaaattgtATAATATACAAGTGACATCAATTTTAAGCCATTAAGGTTTTAGCCCATTGTGGCCAGTTAGTGGCCAGTTACTGGCAGTGCTTGACTTTAATTTTaatacctgggaggcagaggcaggcagatctctgggaattttcaaggccagcctggtctacagagcagttccaggatagccaaggctacagtctcaaaacaaacaaacaaacaaacaaacatttctttttttttttttattgagtatttcttatatacatttcgagtgttattccctttcccagtttctgggcaaacatccccctaatccctccccctccccttctttatggatgctcccctccccatcctcccccccattgccgccctccccccaacaatctagttcactgggggttcagtcttagcaggacccagggcttccccttccactggtgctcttactaggatattcattgctacctatgaggtcagagtccaaggtcagttcatgtatagtctttaggtagtggcttagtccctggaagctctggttgcttggcattgttgtacatatgggatctcgagccccttcaagctcttccagttctttctctgattccttcaacgggggtcctattctcagttcagtggtttgctgctggcattcgcctctgtatttgctgtattctggctgtgtctctcaggagagatctacatcctgttcctgtcagcctgcacttctttgcttcatccatcttgtctaattgggtggctgtatatgtatgggccacatgtggggcaggctctgaaggtgttccttcagtctctgttttaatctttgcctctctattccctgccaagggtattcttgttccccttttaaagaaggagtgaagcattcacattttgatcatccgtcttgagtttcatttgttctaggcatctagggtaattcaagcatttgggctaatagccacttatcaatgagtgtataccatgtgtgtttttctgtgattgggttacctcactcaggatgatattttccagttccaaccatttgcctatgaatttcataaaatcattgtttttgatagctgagtaatattccattgtgtagatgtaccacattttctgtatccattcctctgttgaagggcatctgggttctttccagcttctggctattataaataaggctgcgatgaacatagtggagcacgtgtcttttttctatgttggggcatcttttgggtatatgcccaagagaggtatagctggatcatcaggcagttcaatgtccaattttctgaggaacctccagacttgatttggagaatggttgtaccagtctacaatcccaccaacaatggaggagtgttcctctttctccacatcctcaccagcatctgctcaaACAAACATTTCTTAGACCATTGTTTCATCCACATTTTGCTGTGTCTGCTGACATACATATTTTAATCAATTTTTGCCCCTCATGTCTAAGAATATTATACATATGCATTCACTGTACATCTCAGAAAAGCATGGGCATATTCTTTTACAAGCACAATAAAATCATTCgccaagaaaaaacaacaacaaccattcTTTGGCCCCATCTTTGTATCTGTGTTGGACTTCTGATGCTGTGACAAAAACCcaagagcaggggttggggatttggctcagtggtagagcgcttgcctagcaagcacaaggccctgggttcggtccccagctccgaaaaaaagaataggaaaaaaaaacaaaacccaagagcAGATATCTAAAGGAGGAAGAACTTATGGGCACATGGTTTTACAGTCTTCATTCTGCGGTGGTCTGGTGGCTGTGTTGCA
This genomic interval from Rattus norvegicus strain BN/NHsdMcwi chromosome 17, GRCr8, whole genome shotgun sequence contains the following:
- the C17h9orf153 gene encoding uncharacterized protein C9orf153 homolog isoform X2, translated to MSSTRHHTWTRGSIGSLYLHRCSLPELYASLEIFNKESKKSNLQKICGMSFKEAQEVLWKILGGLISDSYDTVKGDERHPSIPVNKEERKTPSMSDLLHQSLLKGYNVPLEQVHSSQQRLAQVGIPPPPLSFPHGLSNELPVILPAQHFRKRIQSVTFRKLLLSSVAPGRLFYEEKPTSQQVSFDPGKQFLDLADLQWSSQDSDGLPSS
- the C17h9orf153 gene encoding uncharacterized protein C9orf153 homolog isoform X1, whose product is MSSTRHHTWTRGSIGSLYLHRCSLPELYASLEIFNKESKKSNLQKICGMSFKEAQEVLWKILGGLISDSYDTVKGDERHPSIPVNKEERKTPSMSDLLHQSLLKGYNVPLEQVHSSQQRLAQVGIPPPPLSFPHGLSNELPVILPAQHFRKRIQSVTFRKLLLSSVAPGRLFYEEKPTSQQVSFDPGKQFLDLADLQWRYFKGLAKWGKMPRRFSLLNIEYNSEKRYVENQRMSGLIFPPLVRKTLMVYPQAEYDKEGQLYLTWKIVY